In Perognathus longimembris pacificus isolate PPM17 chromosome 3, ASM2315922v1, whole genome shotgun sequence, a single window of DNA contains:
- the Safb2 gene encoding scaffold attachment factor B2 — translation MAETLAGSGDSSSGPTLLVSGGLETGTRRLSDLRVIDLRAELKKRNLDAGGNKSVLMERLKRAVQEEGQDPGDIAMDLETTGKRTTKRCTKGQKVEEEGTEDNGLEEDSRDGQEGGEASLRALQAMDLVDVSVLARPEAECTGVPDFGDGGSSVLDSFCDSKEYVAAQLGRLPAQLPGHAVDGQGFENPSEASLLHLTITPGAEQPPLEPENEKILDILGETCKSEPVKEEGSELEQPFAQDTSSVGPDRKLAEEEDLFGSAHPEEEEEEELEEEEEEEEEEEGDLAVAHESPHAQWSVADTLLAVVKREPAEQTGGEGARTDCEPVGQEKPVEQSSAAPELAEASSQELAEAPTEAPSPEPRDSKEDVKKFEFEACNEVPPAPKESSTSEGADQKMSFFKEEKDIKPIIKEEKGRVGSSSGRNLWVSGLSSSTRATDLKNLFSKYGKVVGAKVVTNARSPGARCYGFVTMATSDEATRCIGHLHRTELHGKMISVEKAKNEAAGKKLSERKECEVKKERLPSVDRHHPVEIKVEKIVIKKEDKVEKKEEKKPEDIKKEENEQDELKPAPPNPPRVAKSGSRVAERTVMMDRARGEPIISVKTASRSKERSSKSQDRKSESKEKRDILSFDKIKEQRERERQRQREREIRETERRREREQREREQRLEAIQERKEKARLQRERLQLECQRQRLERERMERERLERERMRVERERRKEQERIHREREELRRQQEQLRAEQERRALRRPYDLEARREDAYWSEGKRAAMEDRYRPGFPRPDHRFHDFDHCDRAQYQDHAADRRDGSRPVMGERDGQHYSDERHVHGGAERHGRDARHAWGGYGSDKRMSEGRGPPLPPRGVREWAEHNPRLEEPQVRTWQGPVDVGAAGREHRWPGAERGLVGPSGPGHAVASRGGLAGRGGFVHGGHPQGHVVPGASLEGGGVASQDRGGRVPPPHPHPYPHFTRRY, via the exons GacagaaggtggaggaggaaggcaCTGAAGACAACGGCCTGGAAGAAGACTCTAGAGATGGGCAG GAGGGCGGCGAAGCCAGCCTGCGGGCCTTGCAGGCCATGGACTTGGTGGATGTGAGCGTGTTGGCCAGGCCCGAGGCGGAGTGCACCGGGGTTCCTGACTTTGGGGATGGCGGCAGCAGCGTCCTCGACTCCTTCTGTGACAGTAAAGAGTACGTGGCTGCCCAGCTGGGACGGCTTCCAGCGCAGCTCCCGGGACATGCT GTGGATGGGCAGGGCTTCGAGAACCCCTCGGAAGCTTCTCTGCTGCACCTCACCATAACTCCA GGTGCTGAGCAGCCGCCCCTGGAGCCAG aaaatgagaaaatactcGACATTTTGGGGGAAACTTGTAAATCTGAGCCAGTAAAAGAAGAAGGTTCCGAGCTGGAGCAGCCATTTGCACAGGATACAAGTAGCGTGGGGCCAGACAGAAAGCTGGCGGAGGAAGAGGACCTTTTTGGCAGCGCCCatccagaagaggaggaggaggaagagcttgaggaggaggaggaggaggaggaggaggaggagggagatttAGCAGTGGCCCACGAGTCACCGCACGCTCAGTGGAGCGTGGCAGACACCCTGTTAGCGGTAGTGAAAAGGGAGCCCGCGGAGCAGACAGGAGGCGAAGGCGCGAGGACGGACTGTGAGCCTGTAGGGCAGGAGAAGCCAGTTGAGCAGAGTAGCGCGGCCCCCGAGCTGGCGGAGGCCTCTAGCCAGGAGCTGGCAGAAGCGCCCACGGaagccccgagccccgagcccagAGATAGCAAAGAAGACGTGAAGAAGTTTGAGTTTGAAGCTTGTAATGAAGTCCCTCCGGCTCCTAAAGAGTCCTCAACCAGTGAGGGCGCTGATCAGAAAATGAG cttttttaaggaagaaaaagatataaAGCCAATCATTAAGGAGGAGAAAG GCCGTGTGGGCAGCAGTTCTGGACGCAACCTGTGGGTCAGTGGGCTGTCCTCCTCCACGCGCGCCACAGACCtgaaaaaccttttcagcaaataCGGGAAG GTTGTTGGGGCCAAGGTGGTGACCAACGCCCGCAGTCCTGGGGCGAGGTGCTATGGGTTTGTCACCATGGCAACTTCTGACGAGGCAACCAGGTGTATCGGCCATCTGCATCGGACCGAGCTGCACGGGAAGATGATCTCTGTGGAGAAG GCCAAAAACGAAGCTGCAGGGAAGAAGCTGTCCGAGCGGAAGGAGTGCGAGGTGAAGAAGGAGCGGCTTCCCAGTGTCGACCGGCACCACCCTGTAGAGATCAAAGTGGAGAA AATTGTCATCAAGAAGGAAGACAAGgttgagaaaaaggaggaaaaaaagcctgaagacattaaaaaggaagagaatgagcAAGATGAGCTGAAGCCGGCACCTCCCAATCCTCCGCGAGTCGCCAAGTCCG GAAGCCGAGTTGCAGAGCGCACAGTGATGATGGACCGGGCAAGAGGCGAGCCCATCATTAGTGTGAAGACTGCAAGCAGGTCCAAAGAGAGA AGCTCCAAGAGTCAGGATCGTAAGTCGGAAAGCAAAGAGAAGAGAGACATCCTTTCCTTTGACAAAATCAAGGAGCAGAGGGAGCGAGAGCGCCAGAGGCAGCGGGAGCGAGAGATCCGGGAGACAGAGCGGCGGCG GGAGCGCGAGCAGCGTGAGCGGGAGCAGCGGCTCGAAGCCATCCAGGAGCGCAAGGAGAAGGCACGGCTGCAGCGTGAGCGGCTGCAGCTCGAGTGCCAGCGGCAGCGCCTGGAGCGCGAGCGCATGGAGCGGGAGCGGCTAGAGCGTGAACGCATGCGCGTGGAGCGCGAGCGCCGCAAAGAGCAGGAGCGCATCCACCGTGAGCGTGAGGAGCTGCGGCGCCAGCAGGAACAGCTGCGGGCCGAGCAAGAACGGCGCGCGCTCCGGCGGCCCTACGACCTGGAGGCCCG GAGAGAGGACGCCTACTGGTCTGAAGGAAAGCGTGCAGCCATGGAGGACAGGTACCGCCCGGGCTTCCCGCGGCCTGACCACCGCTTCCACGACTTCGACCACTGTGACCGCGCCCAGTACCAGGACCACGCTGCAGACAG GAGGGACGGGTCAAGGCCAGTGATGGGCGAGCGCGACGGGCAG CACTACTCAGATGAGCGCCATGTTCACGGAGGAGCCGAGCGCCATGGCCGGGATGCCCGCCATGCCTGGGGAGGCTATGGTTCTGACAAGAGGATGAGTGAAGGCCGGGGGCCACCCCTACCCCCTAG GGGTGTGCGGGAGTGGGCCGAACACAACCCCCGGCTGGAGGAGCCACAGGTGCGCACGTGGCAGGGCCCGGTGGACGTGGGCGCGGCGGGCCGGGAGCACCGGTGGCCAG GTGCCGAGCGGGGCCTGGTGGGgccctcagggccagggcacgcGGTGGCGAGTCGGGGCGGCCTGGCCGG GCGCGGCGGCTTCGTGCACGGCGGACACCCACAGGGCCACGTGGTTCCCGGGGCCAGCCTGGAAGGTGGCGGCGTGGCCAGTCAGGACCGGGGTGGCCGagtcccacccccccacccccacccatacCCCCATTTCACCCGCCGCTACTAA